One genomic window of Corticium candelabrum chromosome 9, ooCorCand1.1, whole genome shotgun sequence includes the following:
- the LOC134184054 gene encoding uncharacterized protein LOC134184054, whose amino-acid sequence MASARFVPSVVTRRHSFSARISSLDLTKRMRRAWRSSKLTYSVAYESDSSDVELTEEEQRDLEEIRRRKDELKREIQQLKDEIRAVTAEMEGMDNVDEKGPDPKAKMANTGRKKFNIEPKKGIGFMVEQGLVNEMPEDIALWLYRTEGLDKKKIGDYLGENKEPNLTVLKEFVKLHEFAGMTLVEALRHFLWSFLLPGEAQKIDRMMEAFAQHYCALNADVFTSTDTCYVLSFSVIMLNTSLHNPSVKNKPTLEMFIQMNRGLDNGADLQTELLTTLYESILKEPFKIPDDDGADLTQTFFNPERQGWLTKEGGKHRSWKKRWFVLTDNCLYYFKSPQHKEPKGIVPLELLQVRDAVEVKKPHCFEIYSNDGLIKACKLDSDGKVVEGHHSSYRICADSEDDKDTWVKCIKASISRDPFYEMLHQRKKKALKATCQVSISRLEQFQRRHCMDADRSHVVVKRRRSLVVRVSSLDIAARFTRAWRSSKHTYSVHQSDLLETELTAEQERELEEIRGRREEVKRDIQRLQDVIRAIATEMEGMQVECTNDKRLPMERSEEFTCKLVNTGRKKFNIEPKKGIDFLVQQELLNEVPDEIASWLYRTEALDKRKIGEYLGENKEPNLTVLKEFVKLHEFTGMTLVQALRRFLWSFLLPGEAQKIDRMMEAFAQQYCACNKDVFSSTDTCYILSFSVIMLHTSLHSPSVKNKPTVEMFIQMNRGLDNGADLPVALLMTLYDSILKEPFKIPDDDCHDLTWTFFNPERQGWLTKEGGKHRSWKRRWFVLKNNCLYYFKSQEHKEPKGIIPLELLQVRDSVEVKRPHCFEIYSIDGLIKACKSGSDGKVVQGRHNTYRICADGEDDKDTWMKSIKASISCDPFYEMLQQRKKSTGGL is encoded by the exons CGCGGATTTCGAGTCTAGATTTAACCAAACGGATGCGACGCGCTTGGAGGTCGTCAAAGCTTACGTACAGTGTTGCTTACGAGTCTGACTCGTCCGACGTAGAATTgacagaagaagaacaacGAGACCTCGAAGAAATACGCAGGAGGAAGGATGAGCTGAAACGAGAAATACAG CAATTGAAAGATGAGATACGAGCGGTGACAGCTGAGATGGAAGGCATGGATAACGTCGACGAGAA AGGCCCAGATCCTAAAGCAAAAATGGCAAATACGGGAAGAAAGAAATTCAATATTGAACCAAAGAAG GGTATTGGCTTTATGGTTGAGCAAGGATTGGTAAACGAGATGCCAGAAGACATTGCTCTCTGGCTGTATAGGACGGAAGGCTTGGATAAGAAAAAGATTGGTGACTATTTGGGAGAGAA CAAAGAACCGAATTTGACTGTTCTGAAAGAGTTTGTGAAGCTGCATGAATTTGCTGGAATGACTTTGGTGGAGGCGCTAAG acATTTCTTGTGGAGCTTTCTTCTTCCTGGCGAGGCACAGAAGATTGATCGAATGATGGAGGCATTCGCTCAGCACTACTGTGCTCTCAATGCTGACGTTTTTACTTCAACCG ACACATGTTATGTGTTGTCGTTTTCTGTCATCATGTTGAACACAAGCCTTCATAATCCAAGTGTAAAGAACAAG CCAACTCTTGAAATGTTTATACAAATGAACAGAGGATTAGACAATGGGGCAGACTTACAAACAGAACTGCTAACA ACTTTGTATGAGAGCATTCTAAAAGAGCCATTCAAGATTCCCGATGACGACGGAGCTGACTTAACACAAACCTTTTTTAATCCCGAGCGACAGGGCTGGTTGACAAAGGAAGGAGGCAAACACAGGTCGTGGAAGAAACGTTGGTTTGTGTTGACCGACAATTGTCTCTATTACTTCAAGTCCCCACAA CATAAAGAACCAAAAGGGATTGTACCGTTGGAGTTATTGCAAGTACGAGATGCAGTAGAAGTGAAGAAACCG CATTGTTTTGAGATTTACTCTAATGACGGTCTAATCAAAGCATGCAAGTTAGATTCAGATGGTAAAGTAGTAGAAG GACATCACAGTAGTTACAGAATTTGTGCAGATAGTGAAGATGACAAGGATACGTGGGTTAAATGCATCAA AGCAAGTATCAGTCGTGATCCTTTCTATGAGATGTTGCATCAAAGGAAAAAGAAAGCATTGAAGG CAACCTGTCAGGTGAGTATCAGTCGACTAGAACAATTCCAGCGGCGGCATTGCATGGATGCTGACCGATCACATGTAGTAGTCAAGCGTAGACGTTCGTTGGTTGTCCGCGTTTCGAGTCTTGATATTGCAGCTCGTTTTACTAGAGCTTGGCGATCATCAAAACATACGTACTCTGTTCATCAGTCTGACTTGCTAGAAACAGAGCTGACGGCAGAACAAGAGCGCGAGTTAGAGGAAATTCGTGGCAGGAGAGAAGAAGTGAAACGAGACATTCAA CGACTACAGGACGTGATTCGAGCCATCGCGACAGAGATGGAAGGCATGCAGGTGGAATGCACCAATGACAAGCGGCTGCCCATGGAACG AAGTGAAGAGTTTACGTGTAAGTTAGTCAATACAGGAAGAAAAAAGTTTAACATTGAGCCTAAGAAG GGTATTGACTTTTTGGTTCAACAAGAATTGTTGAATGAGGTACCAGACGAGATTGCATCTTGGTTGTACAGAACAGAAGCTTTAGACAAACGGAAGATTGGTGAATATTTGGGGGAGAA CAAAGAACCAAATTTGACTGTTCTGAAAGAGTTTGTCAAGCTCCATGAATTCACTGGAATGACTTTGGTGCAAGCTCTCAG aCGTTTCCTGTGGAGTTTTCTACTTCCTGGTGAGGCACAGAAGATTGATCGAATGATGGAGGCATTTGCTCAGCAGTACTGTGCTTGCAATAAGGATGTTTTCAGCTCGACAG ACACTTGCTATATTTTGTCATTCTCAGTTATTATGTTGCACACCAGCCTTCACAGCCCCTCTGTGAAGAATAAG CCGACAGTTGAAATGTTTATACAAATGAACAGAGGATTAGACAATGGTGCTGACTTGCCAGTAGCTCTTCTTATG ACATTGTATGACAGTATTCTCAAAGAACCATTCAAGATTCCAGACGATGACTGCCATGACTTGACATGGACCTTCTTTAATCCTGAGAGGCAGGGCTGGTTGACCAAAGAAGGAGGCAAGCATAGGTCTTGGAAGAGACGCTGGTTTGTGCTGAAAAACAACTGTCTTTATTACTTCAAATCACAGGAA CACAAAGAACCAAAAGGCATTATTCCTCTCGAATTATTGCAAGTCAGAGATTCAGTAGAAGTGAAAAGACCG CATTGCTTTGAAATTTATTCCATCGATGGCCTGATCAAGGCATGTAAGTCTGGATCTGATGGCAAAGTTGTGCAAG GCCGCCACAATACTTACAGAATATGTGCAGATGGTGAAGACGATAAAGATACATGGATGAAAAGCATAAA AGCAAGTATTAGCTGTGATCCCTTTTATGAGATGttacaacaaagaaaaaagaGTACTGGAGGTCTCTGA
- the LOC134184876 gene encoding uncharacterized protein LOC134184876, with translation MADLLKRGRTSSVRNVMDADRAEEKAERMLKMELDELIELCEEMDIDSSEFVADSEFQSAILEVMKKTAQYERAKPVLSGFASSFGRDVAVKRKRVVQLVKSVQAFVEDRAARIWLKKLRLNQTPAWMKSQDFKRVRGVATNVKPVLLFAGSTSSGKSTLLNALLGASILPTSHSAATSALCEIKYSDNGTNYAVMHIQEGRVRKREEVDLSSEEGFKIFSKLTADRPRARRVSLTRTLSSGSQKSASSSSLLSLSELSELKPPEPKAVCVMVEIYWPLKFLEDFSLVDSPGVTEEEGSSTARQITEEFQRDHACGYVYVLDGTRAAEEAAQVGGLLRSVVKATKSAPASSSAVFVINKWDLVVQQQTEFEQKEYLRKVAQCIEQRWPGFDAERQLITMNAKIASQAQELGYITPDLQLLCDKIQKALPTAVDNLVLKQLSCVGELLGQIEQSIDGMLRYLHLPFEDRIQALKRDRKQLHSLTESQTSGSLASTRREVQHRIEEIVLELSHYLKSKEAFEFVAEHRKKSAQDSTTFDTENVQDIVEKGLSNAICQYPKIELFRKWAVSFVLPVVEELIGELARIRGFNTQVRPISLEQMISGQIDSSRVERIHFIVGAAALALPINWPGFLLGGLAMAIGGEQIGQAVMKVLCPGTWVYAGLHKKLFWDTTEKVYNDVVQKFCENKNEKLHQFVTKLLEDTVDSVGMLCREIPRCIEIIENDLKARVSQEEGSAPNFSAILMECRKLKGQVSAFMLAQNIHLVDTTQLDRGLVAVSDLISKISLPKKGEAMLKRFPERIRETNADEVLKRMTINRNVVTDHIVSFYGSVVLVAEPLHLGLVFEWCSGGSLSDMIYDPDHLPPCHRTGFRQYKTILLQLLNGLKYIHGVGIIHAGLTPKTIMFTKDNRVKLCEVKSPNRLYTSTSNRMSCNRDDLVYLAPEILNSQPCNVSCDIYSLGLILWEIWNGKMAFSNFNFASIDEYPKFVNEVNVGTRPEGFKQPEQSVSSDTSSLDKPCSDKSLAQEWEELTCHCWEGAPSKRPTAKDVYNTVLTMGKAKECV, from the exons ATGGCAGATTTGCTA AAAAGAGGAAGAACCAGCAGTGTCAGGAACGTGATGGACGCTGACCGTGCAGAGGAGAAGGCCGAACGGATGCTCAAGATGGAGTTGGATGAGTTGATCGAATTGTGCGAAGAAATGGACATAGACAGCTCCGAATTTGTAGCTGACTCTGAGTTCCAGAGTGCAATACTGGAGGTGATGAAGAAAACAGCGCAGTACGAACGAGCTAAACCG GTTTTGAGTGGGTTTGCATCTTCGTTTGGTCGAGATGTTGCTGTGAAAAGGAAAAGGGTTGTCCAACTTGTGAAGAGTGTGCAGGCATTTGTCGAAGATCGGGCTGCTAGAATTTGGCTGAAGAAATTACGGTTGAATCAGACTCCCGCCTGGATGAAGAGTCAGGACTTCAAGAGAGTTAGAGGTGTTGCTACTAATGTGAAGCCTGTGTTGCTGTTTGCAG GAAGCACGTCATCTGGTAAGAGCACTCTCCTTAATGCTCTTCTTGGAGCATCCATTTTGCCGACATCTCACAGTGCTGCAACATCTGCTTTGTGTGAAATAAAGTATTCTGACAATGGTACAAATTATGCAGTAATGCATATTCAGGAAGGCAGAGTTCGTAAACGTGAAGAGGTTGATCTGAGCAGTGAAGAAGGTTTTAAAATCTTTAGCAAGTTAACAGCTGACAGGCCAAGAGCAAGAAGAGTGTCCCTTACACGAACATTGTCTTCTGGATCACAGAAATCAGCGTCATCGTCTAGTTTATTGTCACTTTCTGAACTGTCAGAACTAAAACCACCAGAACCAAAAGCAGTGTGTGTAATGGTTGAAATCTACTGGCCTTTGAAGTTTCTTGAA gaTTTTTCTCTAGTCGATAGCCCTGGTGTAACAGAAGAAGAGGGATCATCTACGGCTCGTCAGATAACAGAAGAATTTCAACGTGACCATGCATGTGgttatgtttatgttttggATGGAACAAGAGCTGCAGAAGAAGCAGCACAA GTTGGTGGACTTCTACGTTCTGTGGTCAAAGCAACGAAATCAGCTCCTGCAAGTAGTTCTGCTGTGTTTGTCATCAATAAGTGGGATCTTGTGGTACAACAGCAAACTGAATTTGAGCAAAAAGAGTATCTGAGAAAAGTGGCACAATGCATTGAGCAGAGATGGCCTGGCTTTGATGCAGAAAGACAGTTGATAACGATGAATGCAAAAATAGCATCACAAGCTCAAGAGTTGGGCTACATCACTCCTGATCTCCAGTTGTTGTGTGACAAGATTCAGAAAGCATTACCTACAGCTGTTGATAACTTGGTGCTGAAACAACTCAG TTGTGTGGGTGAGCTGCTTGGTCAAATTGAGCAAAGCATTGACGGCATGCTTCGCTATTTGCATTTGCCTTTCGAAGATCGTATACAGGCACTTAAGAGGGATAGGAAGCAACTTCATTCTTTAACAGAGTCTCAAACTTCAGGCAGTTTGGCATcaaccagaagagaagtgCAGCATAGAATAGAAGAAATAGTTCTTGAGCTGTCACATTATTTGAAGTCAAAAGAAGCTTTCGAATTTGTGGCAGAGCACAGAAAGAAGTCTGCACAGGATAGCACAACATTTGATACTGAAAATGTGCAAGATATTGTTGAGAAGGGATTGAGCAATGCAATCTGTCAATATCCAAAAATTGAATTGTTTAGAAAATGGGCTGTCTCATTTGTGTTACCTGTTGTAGAAGAGCTTATCGGTGAACTAGCAAGGATTCGTGGGTTTAACACTCAAGTTAGACCAATATCACTGGAACAGATGATTTCTGGCCAAATTGATAGTTCAAGAGTTGAACGAATTCATTTTATTGTTGGTGCAGCAGCACTAGCACTGCCTATTAATTGGCCTGGGTTTTTACTGGGTGGTTTGGCTATGGCTATTGGGGGAGAGCAAATAGGACAAGCTGTGATGAAAGTGTTATGTCCAGGAACATGGGTATATGCTGGTCTGCATAAGAAGCTGTTCTGGGACACTACAGAGAAAGTATACAACGATGTAGTGCAGAAATTTTGTGAGAATAAGAACGAGAAGTTGCACCAGTTTGTAACCAAACTGCTAGAGGATACGGTAGATTCTGTAGGCATGCTATGTCGAGAAATTCCAAGATGTATTGAGATAATAGAAAATGACTTGAAAGCACGAGTGTCTCAGGAGGAGGGAAGTGCACCAAATTtcagtgcaattttgatggaGTGTCGGAAGCTGAAAGGCCAAGTCTCAGCATTTATGTTAGCACAGAATATTCACCTCGTTGATACAACACAACTAGATCGTGGACTTGTGGCAGTTTCTGatctaattagcaaaataTCTTTGCCCAAGAAGGGAGAGGCAATGTTAAAGAGGTTTCCTGAACGGATAAGGGAAACAAATGCAGATGAGGTTCTTAAGAGAATGACAATTAACAG GAATGTGGTAACTGATCACATTGTGTCATTCTATGGTTCTGTGGTATTGGTAGCAGAACCCCTTCATCTCGGCTTGGTGTTTGAATGGTGCAGTGGTGGGTCATTATCTGACATGATTTATGATCCAGACCATTTACCTCCTTGTCATCGCACTGGATTTCGACAGTACAAAACAATATTACTTCAACTACTGAATGGTCTCAAATATATCCACGGAGTTGGCATCATCCATGCTGGTCTGACACCAAAGACTATCATG TTTACGAAGGACAATAGAGTGAAACTTTGCGAAGTGAAGTCTCCCAATCGTTTGTACACATCAACATCCAACAGGATGTCATGTAACCGAGATGACTTGGTCTACCTTGCTCCTGAGATTCTCAACTCTCAACCATGCAATGTCTCATGTGATATTTACAGTCTGGGGCTCATTCTTTGGGAGATATGGAATGGCAAAATGGCTTTTAGTAACTTTAATTTTGCATCAATAGATGAATATCCGAAATTTGTCAATGAAGTGAATGTAGGAACAAGACCAGAGGGATTCAAACAGCCAGAGCAATCAGTATCTAGTGACACTAGTTCACTGGACAAGCCTTGTTCTGATAAATCACTTGCACAAGAATGGGAAGAATTGACATGTCACTGCTGGGAGGGTGCACCATCTAAAAGGCCAACAGCTAAGGACGTGTATAACACAGTTTTAACAATGGGAAAAGCGAAAGAATGCGTGTAG
- the LOC134184254 gene encoding bacterial dynamin-like protein: MATSLPDVDAILEMKLRDLMKLCKELKIDCKGFRTAAQFQEAVFDYMKQHATLHRAPPPFVTAAGALFEAFAKKRLEVVTILDDVSKFLQAADVKPWLTKLDMQQYDSWMTPEMFEKAKESIMKGTPTLLVAGPTSAGKSTLLNALLGEQVLPTSYNATTSALCEIKYSEEPGKKYAVVHVNMENSDPVPIKLDLSLKEHQDKFAEYVYANREQLAEDDSGEGEAVPQCTRAEIFWPEDFLKHFTLVDSPGVTEQEGDSVARQITEKFQTDLACGFIYVVDGTRAAEEAAQVGGLLLAVSKGVGSLPPANSALFVINKWDLASQQMRKDEERQEFMSKLEQQVSTRWSGLKPHQQLITMNAKLAVRAQQLGSSTGDMKKLCKAIQQLLPKGMDHMILQGLRGVQALLDRVEQSTESTLRVLELPMQERVKKWEVDWKKLESFRHEDGTFGKEVRKLKDSVDWKIRQLAFTLWNDLKSGKGKDTVFLFKGGQMKEWERKVFEAREVQSLVEGRVTSAVLQHDGFEKFIEWATKEIKGSTESVLAHLEVFGAEVTNFTPSTIDTGWADRLVDDKKRWKPKNVAKAVALGSLAVAAAPVALVLGLIAIPIFKAAQAVGDITFKKTYMRTYDDFLAKCAENDYKMLQEIVTDLLERSCEAVRLLNYEIPRRIKELESELETRAKQEEKFKGDYKNMLELCLAKKKKLAKFVLSLNIHEYAENDIEWSNPRTAVAVGSFGKVFKVNIPEKGIAAVKLMTDAVNEENAEEYLKELNSCRQFRHPNVVAFYGSVQVASDPEEPPQLGLVFEWCGGGTLLEEITSKKIPSPCKPEGVQRGLEVVLQMASGLKFLHSRKVVHRDLKPENVMMTDKRVVKLGDMGLAKPVERVTGTFCGTILYMAPEVLSSKPYGPSADMFSIGIIMWEIWNKKRAYTDFFTMNLGIHDFIQLVTDNGVRPGNFERPSPPAPGGVDMKALHDQYVLWAETCWNVVAAERLTAEQLHDKVKNFLEN; encoded by the exons ATGGCGACTTCTTTACCCGACGTGGACGCGATTTTGGAGATGAAGCTGCGCGATCTCATGAAATTGTGCAAAGAACTGAAAATCGACTGCAAAGGATTCCGGACTGCCGCTCAGTTCCAGGAAGCGGTGTTTGACTACATGAAACAGCACGCCACACTGCATCGTGCACCGCCG CCGTTTGTTACAGCTGCTGGTGCTCTCTTTGAAGCATTTGCAAAGAAGCGTTTGGAGGTTGTAACTATTCTGGACGACGTGAGCAAATTTCTGCAAGCAGCCGACGTCAAACCATGGCTGACTAAACTAGACATGCAGCAGTACGACTCATGGATGACTCCCGAGATGTTCGAAAAGGCGAAAGAATCCATAATGAAAGGAACTCCAACTTTGCTTGTGGCAG GCCCTACCTCTGCCGGTAAGAGCACATTGCTAAATGCTCTTCTAGGAGAGCAGGTTCTTCCCACTTCCTACAATGCAACAACGTCAGCTTTGTGCGAGATCAAGTACTCGGAAGAGCCTGGCAAGAAGTATGCTGTTGTGCATGTGAATATGGAAAACTCCGATCCTGTTCCGATCAAACTGGATTTGTCACTAAAAGAGCATCAAGATAAGTTTGCCGAGTACGTGTATGCAAACAGAGAACAGCTTGCAGAGGATGACAGTGGAGAGGGAGAGGCAGTTCCTCAATGCACTCGTGCTGAAATCTTTTGGCCTGAAGATTTTCTGAAG CATTTTACCCTGGTCGATAGTCCTGGTGTAACTGAACAAGAAGGAGATTCCGTTGCTCGTCAGATCACGGAAAAGTTTCAGACCGACTTGGCTTGTGGTTTCATCTATGTTGTAGATGGCACGCGTGCAGCAGAGGAGGCAGCTCAA GTTGGAGGATTATTGTTGGCCGTGTCTAAAGGTGTTGGCAGTTTGCCTCCAGCCAATTCTGCTCTCTTCGTTATTAACAAGTGGGATTTAGCAAGTCAGCAGATGAGAAAAGATGAAGAAAGACAGGAATTTATGTCAAAGCTGGAACAGCAGGTGTCAACTCGATGGTCTGGCTTAAAACCTCACCAGCAGTTGATCACCATGAATGCTAAACTAGCAGTAAGAGCCCAACAGCTCGGATCCAGCACGGGTGACATGAAGAAGTTATGTAAAGCTATACAGCAATTATTGCCGAAAGGAATGGACCACATGATATTACAGGGACTTCG AGGTGTGCAAGCTCTTTTGGATCGTGTCGAGCAAAGCACTGAAAGCACTCTTCGTGTCTTAGAGCTCCCAATGCAAGAACGAGTGAAGAAATGGGAAGTTGACTGGAAAAAGCTGGAATCATTTCGTCATGAGGATGGTACTTTCGGCAAAGAGGTGCGTAAGCTAAAGGATTCAGTGGATTGGAAGATCAGGCAGTTAGCCTTTACATTGTGGAATGATTTGAAGTCTGGGAAAGGCAAAGATACTGTGTTCTTATTCAAAGGTGGTCAGATGAAGGAGTGGGAAAGGAAAGTGTTTGAGGCTCGAGAAGTGCAGTCTTTGGTTGAGGGTCGTGTTACATCAGCTGTTCTGCAGCATGATGGTTTTGAAAAATTTATTGAGTGGGCAACCAAGGAAATCAAGGGCTCTACTGAATCAGTGCTCGCACATCTAGAAGTATTTGGTGCGGAGGTCACCAATTTCACTCCATCAACTATCGATACAGGTTGGGCAGATCGACTTGTAGATGATAAGAAACGATGGAAACCCAAAAATGTTGCAAAGGCAGTTGCACTAGGTTCTCTGGCTGTGGCTGCTGCTCCTGTTGCTTTAGTGCTCGGTCTTATTGCTATTCCTATATTCAAAGCAGCTCAAGCTGTTGGTGACATAACTTTCAAAAAAACTTATATGAGGACATACGATGACTTTCTTGCTAAGTGTGCTGAAAATGACTACAAAATGCTGCAAGAAATTGTGACTGATCTTTTAGAACGGTCATGTGAGGCCGTTCGCTTGCTGAATTATGAAATTCCTCGTCGAATTAAAGAACTGGAAAGTGAGCTTGAAACAAGAGCTAAACAGGAAGAGAAGTTCAAAGGTGATTATAAGAATATGCTGGAGCTATGTTTAGCTAAAAAGAAGAAGCTTGCCAAGTTTGTTCTTAGTCTTAACATCCATgagtatgcagaaaatgacATCGAGTGGTCCAATCCAAGAACAGCAGTCGCTGTTGGTAGCTTTGGCAAAGTCTTCAAGGTTAATATTCCTGAAAAAGGGATAGCTGCTGTCAAGCTGATGACAGATGCTGTCAATGAAGAGAATGCAGAAGAATATCTGAAGGAGCTGAATTCTTGCAG GCAGTTTAGGCATCCTAATGTTGTTGCATTCTATGGTTCTGTCCAAGTAGCGTCTGATCCTGAAGAACCTCCACAGCTTGGGCTTGTCTTTGAATGGTGTGGAGGTGGCACTCTCTTAGAAGAGATTACTTCAAAGAAAATACCCTCTCCATGTAAGCCTGAAGGTGTGCAACGAGGATTAGAAGTAGTTCTTCAAATGGCCAGCGGATTGAAGTTCCTTCACAGCAGGAAAGTGGTGCATAGAGATCTAAAACCTGAAAATGTGATG ATGACAGACAAGAGAGTAGTGAAGCTTGGTGATATGGGCCTTGCCAAACCTGTTGAACGAGTGACCGGTACGTTCTGTGGTACTATTCTGTACATGGCTCCAGAAGTACTCTCTAGTAAGCCATATGGTCCTTCTGCTGACATGTTTAGCATTGGCATCATTATGTGGGAAATATGGAACAAGAAACGAGCTTATACAGACTTTTTCACAATGAACTTAGGTATTCATGATTTCATTCAGTTAGTTACAGACAATGGAGTTCGGCCTGGAAACTTTGAGAGACCATCTCCTCCTGCTCCTGGTGGTGTTGATATGAAAGCTCTTCATGATCAGTATGTATTGTGGGCTGAAACATGCTGgaatgttgttgctgcagagAGGCTTACAGCAGAACAACTTCACGATAAAGTCAAGAATTTTTTGGAAAATTGA